Proteins encoded within one genomic window of Mycolicibacterium monacense:
- a CDS encoding SDR family NAD(P)-dependent oxidoreductase → MDIDNSVVAITGAGSGIGRALAESFAAAGARLVLGDVDDAGLAVTAERLAADGADVSTVHADASSADDIAAMAAAQPVDVFVANAGVMGAPGLGTEADWDRILDVNLRAHVRAATLLVPQWQARGRGHFVSVASAAGLLTQIGAAGYAVSKHAAVGFAEWLAVTYGDDGIGVTCVCPMGVDTPLLNAIRDAADAEVRLGAESVVQAGAVISPREVAEQTVAAVRDGRFLVLPHPAVRDMLAGKVADHDRWIAGMRRYQRSLRQ, encoded by the coding sequence ATGGACATCGACAACAGCGTCGTGGCGATCACCGGCGCCGGTTCCGGGATCGGGCGTGCCCTCGCGGAGTCGTTCGCCGCCGCCGGCGCCCGCCTGGTGCTGGGCGACGTCGACGATGCCGGTCTGGCCGTCACCGCCGAACGTCTGGCGGCCGACGGGGCCGACGTCAGCACCGTGCACGCCGATGCCAGTTCGGCCGACGACATCGCGGCCATGGCCGCTGCGCAACCGGTCGACGTCTTCGTCGCCAACGCCGGCGTGATGGGCGCCCCCGGACTGGGCACCGAGGCGGACTGGGACCGCATCCTCGACGTGAACCTGCGCGCGCACGTACGTGCGGCCACGCTGCTGGTGCCGCAGTGGCAGGCCCGCGGTCGCGGACACTTCGTCAGCGTCGCGTCGGCCGCCGGACTGCTCACCCAGATCGGCGCCGCGGGCTACGCGGTGAGCAAGCACGCAGCGGTGGGCTTCGCCGAATGGCTCGCGGTCACCTACGGCGACGACGGCATCGGCGTGACGTGCGTCTGCCCCATGGGGGTCGACACCCCGCTGCTGAACGCGATCCGCGATGCGGCCGACGCCGAGGTCCGCCTGGGTGCGGAGTCCGTCGTGCAGGCCGGCGCCGTCATCAGTCCGCGCGAGGTCGCCGAGCAGACGGTCGCCGCGGTGCGCGACGGCCGGTTCCTCGTGCTGCCCCACCCCGCCGTGCGCGACATGCTCGCGGGCAAGGTCGCCGACCACGACCGGTGGATCGCCGGGATGCGCCGCTACCAGCGGTCGCTGCGGCAGTGA
- a CDS encoding ATP-dependent helicase, translating to MTPPLTAADGLSRFSPLTREWFAGTFVEPTPAQAQAWSAIADGDNTLVIAPTGSGKTLAAFLWAIDRLASSEPRPARAGTRVLYVSPLKALAVDVERNLRTPLTGIARIADRHGEQAPTISVGVRSGDTTPAQRRELVTRPPDILITTPESLFLMLTSAARDTLAEVQTVIVDEVHALAATKRGAHLALSLERLDQLLERPAQRIGLSATVRPPEEVARFLSGHAPTTIVAPPAAKTFDLSVQVPVPDMADLENNTIWPDVEEQIVDLIEAHRSSIVFANSRRLAERLTSRLNEIHAERTGTELDGRNDRVGGGAPAQLMGSGQTFGAEPLLAKAHHGSVSKEQRAIVEDDLKSGRLKAVVATSSLELGIDMGAVDLVIQVESPPSVASGLQRVGRAGHQVGEISQGVLFPKHRTDLIGCAVTVQRMLAGQIETMRVPANPLDVLAQHTVAAAALEPLDADRWFDAVRRSAPFATLPRSAFEATLDLLSGKYPSTEFAELRPRLVYDRDAGTLTARPGAQRLAVTSGGAIPDRGLFTVYLATDSEKPSRVGELDEEMVYESRPSDVISLGATSWRITEITHDRVLVIPAPGQPARLPFWRGDGVGRPAELGAAVGAFTGELAALGTDAFTQRCRTMGFNDYATDNLYRLLDDQRQATGTVPTDTTFIVERFRDELGDWRIILHSPYGLRVHGPLALAVGRRLRERYGIDEKPTASDDGIIVRLPDTDFESGGTVSFADLFVFDADEIEPIVTAEVGGSALFASRFRECAARALLLPRRHPGKRSPLWHQRQRAAQLLDVARKYPDFPIVLEAVRECLQDVYDVPALIELMHRIAQRRLRIVEVETTTPSPFAASLLFGYVGAFMYEGDSPLAERRAAALSLDSTLLAELLGGVELRELLDAEVIAATARQLQHLAEDRRAKDAEGVADLLRLLGPLTAEEIAQRSTTDDVGGWLEGLLSAKRVLTVSFAGQTWWVAIEDVGLLRDGVGIAVPVGVPLSFLDPVVDPLGELIGRYARTHGPFTTAEAAARFGLGLRVTADVLGRLAVDGRLVRGEFTDAPPGDPAGSEQWCDGDVLKILRRRSLAALRAQVEPVSTAAYARFLPAWQHVGSTHSAGVDGLASAIDQLAGVPIPASAVEPLVLSQRVRDYQPAMLDELLASGEIMWSGAGQIGGGDGWIAFHHADSAPLTLTAPVELEFTETHRAIMDTLAAGGAYFFRQLADGDSETFKTALWELIWTGWVTGDTFAPVRAILSGSRRSTGRRGAPAHRQRSRPPRLSSYSIAHAQTRASDPTVAGRWSALPAAEPDSTVRAHFSAELLLNRHGVLTKGAAVAEGVPGGFAMLYKVLTAFEDAGRCQRGYFVESLGGAQFAVASTVDRLRTYLDEVDQERREYRAVVLAAADPANPYGAALPWPARTADGDAEGSHRPGRKAGALVALVDGELAWFLERGGRSLLSFTDDADAQLAAAAALADLVGRGRVQSLLVEKVNGVGVLEPAQGGVRAAVHDALIGAGFTRTPRGLRLR from the coding sequence GTGACGCCACCTTTGACGGCCGCCGACGGCCTGTCCCGGTTCAGCCCGCTGACCCGGGAATGGTTCGCGGGCACGTTCGTCGAACCGACCCCCGCCCAAGCGCAGGCCTGGTCGGCCATCGCCGATGGCGACAACACGCTGGTCATCGCGCCGACGGGTTCGGGCAAGACGCTCGCCGCGTTCCTGTGGGCGATCGACAGGCTCGCGTCGTCGGAGCCCAGGCCCGCGCGTGCCGGCACCCGGGTGCTGTACGTGTCACCGCTCAAGGCGCTCGCCGTCGACGTCGAACGCAACCTGCGCACCCCGTTGACCGGTATCGCCCGCATCGCCGATCGGCACGGCGAGCAGGCGCCGACCATCAGCGTCGGCGTCCGCTCCGGGGACACCACCCCGGCACAGCGCCGTGAACTCGTCACCCGGCCCCCCGACATCCTGATCACCACGCCGGAGTCGCTGTTCCTGATGCTGACCTCGGCCGCCCGCGACACGCTCGCCGAGGTGCAGACGGTCATCGTCGACGAGGTGCACGCGCTGGCGGCCACCAAACGCGGTGCGCATCTCGCGTTGTCGCTCGAACGGCTCGACCAGTTGTTGGAACGGCCCGCCCAGCGCATCGGCCTGTCCGCAACGGTCCGCCCGCCCGAGGAGGTGGCCCGCTTCCTGTCCGGCCACGCCCCGACCACCATCGTCGCCCCGCCGGCCGCCAAGACCTTCGACCTGTCGGTGCAGGTGCCGGTGCCCGACATGGCCGACCTCGAGAACAACACCATCTGGCCCGACGTCGAGGAGCAGATCGTCGACCTCATCGAGGCGCACCGCTCGTCGATCGTGTTCGCCAATTCGCGCCGGCTCGCCGAACGGCTCACCTCGCGGCTCAACGAGATCCATGCCGAACGCACCGGCACCGAACTGGACGGCCGCAACGACCGGGTCGGCGGCGGCGCACCGGCCCAGCTGATGGGCAGCGGTCAGACCTTCGGCGCCGAACCGCTGCTGGCCAAGGCCCACCACGGGTCGGTGAGCAAGGAACAGCGGGCGATCGTCGAGGACGACCTCAAGAGCGGGCGGCTCAAGGCCGTCGTCGCGACCTCCAGCCTCGAACTCGGCATCGACATGGGTGCGGTGGACCTGGTCATCCAGGTGGAGTCCCCGCCGTCGGTGGCCAGCGGCCTGCAGCGGGTGGGCCGGGCCGGCCACCAGGTCGGCGAGATCTCCCAGGGCGTGCTGTTCCCCAAGCACCGCACCGATCTGATCGGCTGCGCGGTGACCGTGCAGCGCATGCTCGCCGGCCAGATCGAGACCATGCGGGTGCCGGCCAACCCCCTCGACGTGCTCGCCCAGCACACCGTGGCGGCCGCGGCGCTCGAACCGCTCGACGCCGACCGCTGGTTCGACGCGGTGCGGCGCAGTGCCCCGTTCGCCACGCTGCCCCGCAGCGCGTTCGAGGCGACGCTGGACCTGCTGTCGGGGAAGTATCCGTCCACGGAGTTCGCCGAACTGCGTCCCCGCCTGGTGTACGACCGCGACGCAGGCACGCTGACCGCGCGGCCGGGAGCGCAGCGCCTGGCCGTCACCTCAGGCGGCGCGATCCCCGACCGCGGGCTGTTCACCGTGTACCTGGCCACCGACTCCGAAAAGCCCTCGCGCGTCGGCGAACTCGACGAGGAGATGGTCTACGAGTCACGGCCCAGCGACGTGATCTCGCTGGGTGCGACGAGCTGGCGGATCACCGAGATCACCCACGACCGGGTGCTGGTGATCCCGGCACCGGGGCAGCCTGCGCGACTGCCGTTCTGGCGCGGCGACGGGGTCGGCCGGCCCGCGGAACTCGGCGCGGCCGTCGGCGCCTTCACCGGGGAACTCGCCGCGCTGGGCACCGATGCGTTCACACAGCGTTGCCGCACAATGGGTTTCAACGACTACGCGACCGACAACCTCTACCGGCTGCTCGACGATCAGCGCCAGGCCACCGGCACGGTGCCCACCGACACCACCTTCATCGTCGAGCGGTTTCGCGACGAACTCGGCGACTGGCGGATCATCCTGCACTCCCCCTACGGGCTGCGCGTACACGGTCCGCTCGCCCTCGCCGTCGGGCGCCGGCTGCGCGAGCGCTACGGCATCGACGAGAAACCGACCGCCTCCGACGACGGCATCATCGTCCGGTTGCCGGACACCGATTTCGAGTCCGGCGGGACTGTGTCGTTCGCCGACCTCTTCGTCTTCGACGCCGACGAGATCGAACCCATCGTGACCGCGGAGGTCGGCGGGTCTGCGCTGTTCGCGTCCCGCTTCCGCGAATGCGCCGCGCGTGCGCTGCTGCTGCCCCGGCGCCATCCCGGCAAGCGGTCGCCGCTGTGGCACCAGCGCCAGCGCGCCGCGCAACTGCTCGACGTCGCGCGCAAGTACCCGGACTTCCCCATCGTGCTGGAGGCCGTGCGGGAGTGCCTGCAGGACGTCTACGACGTGCCCGCGCTGATCGAACTGATGCACCGGATCGCCCAGCGCCGGCTGCGGATCGTCGAGGTGGAGACGACGACACCGTCGCCGTTCGCCGCCTCGCTGCTGTTCGGCTACGTCGGCGCGTTCATGTACGAGGGCGACAGTCCGCTGGCCGAACGCCGCGCGGCCGCACTGTCATTGGACAGCACACTGCTCGCCGAATTGCTGGGCGGCGTCGAACTGCGCGAGTTGCTCGACGCCGAGGTCATCGCCGCCACGGCACGCCAACTGCAGCACCTCGCCGAGGACCGGCGGGCGAAGGACGCCGAGGGCGTCGCCGACCTGTTGCGGCTGCTGGGGCCGTTGACCGCCGAGGAGATCGCCCAACGCTCGACCACCGACGACGTCGGCGGGTGGCTCGAAGGCCTGTTGTCGGCGAAGCGAGTGCTGACGGTGTCGTTCGCCGGTCAGACGTGGTGGGTGGCCATCGAGGATGTCGGGCTGCTGCGCGACGGCGTCGGGATCGCGGTGCCGGTCGGTGTCCCGCTGTCGTTCCTCGATCCGGTCGTCGATCCGCTCGGGGAGCTGATCGGCCGCTACGCGCGCACCCACGGCCCGTTCACCACGGCCGAGGCGGCCGCGCGGTTCGGTCTGGGGCTGCGGGTCACCGCCGACGTGCTGGGCCGCCTGGCCGTGGACGGCCGGTTGGTGCGGGGTGAGTTCACCGACGCCCCGCCGGGCGATCCGGCCGGCAGTGAGCAGTGGTGCGACGGCGACGTGCTCAAGATCCTGCGCCGCCGGTCGCTGGCGGCGCTGCGGGCACAGGTGGAACCCGTCAGCACCGCGGCGTACGCGCGGTTCCTGCCGGCCTGGCAGCATGTCGGCTCGACGCACAGCGCGGGCGTCGACGGGCTCGCCTCGGCGATCGACCAGCTCGCCGGGGTGCCGATCCCGGCGTCCGCGGTGGAGCCGCTCGTGCTCTCGCAGCGGGTGCGCGACTATCAGCCCGCGATGCTCGACGAACTGCTGGCCAGTGGCGAGATCATGTGGTCGGGCGCGGGTCAGATCGGCGGCGGTGACGGCTGGATCGCCTTCCACCACGCCGACTCCGCACCGCTGACCCTGACCGCACCGGTCGAACTCGAGTTCACCGAGACCCACCGCGCGATCATGGATACCCTGGCCGCAGGCGGAGCCTACTTCTTCCGTCAGCTCGCAGACGGCGACTCCGAGACGTTCAAAACCGCGCTGTGGGAACTGATCTGGACAGGGTGGGTCACCGGGGACACCTTCGCCCCGGTGCGGGCGATACTCTCCGGCAGCCGACGGTCCACCGGCAGGCGCGGCGCCCCCGCACACCGGCAGCGGTCCCGGCCGCCGCGGTTGAGCAGTTACAGCATCGCGCATGCACAGACCCGCGCGAGCGATCCGACCGTGGCCGGCCGCTGGTCTGCGCTGCCTGCCGCGGAGCCGGATTCCACTGTGCGCGCGCACTTCTCGGCAGAGCTACTACTCAACCGCCACGGCGTGCTCACCAAGGGTGCGGCCGTCGCGGAAGGGGTTCCCGGCGGGTTCGCGATGCTCTACAAGGTGCTGACCGCGTTCGAGGACGCCGGCCGGTGCCAGCGCGGCTACTTCGTCGAATCGCTGGGCGGCGCGCAGTTCGCGGTCGCCTCGACGGTGGACCGGCTGCGGACCTATCTCGACGAGGTGGACCAGGAACGCCGCGAGTACCGCGCCGTGGTGCTGGCGGCCGCCGATCCGGCCAACCCGTACGGCGCCGCGCTGCCCTGGCCGGCCCGCACCGCCGACGGTGACGCCGAGGGTTCCCACCGCCCCGGCCGCAAGGCGGGTGCGCTGGTGGCGCTGGTCGACGGCGAGCTGGCGTGGTTCCTGGAACGGGGCGGCCGGTCGCTGCTGAGTTTCACCGACGACGCCGACGCCCAGCTGGCCGCCGCAGCCGCGCTGGCCGATCTGGTCGGCCGCGGCCGGGTGCAGTCGCTGCTGGTCGAGAAGGTCAACGGGGTGGGGGTGCTGGAACCCGCCCAGGGTGGCGTGCGCGCCGCGGTCCACGACGCACTGATCGGCGCCGGGTTCACCCGCACCCCGCGCGGCCTGAGGCTGCGGTGA
- a CDS encoding DUF1269 domain-containing protein encodes MRIDEVTDDMHAVVLVAGYSDPDKAHEDFIELNRRIKNKSVEIRAAALVNEGPDGEAAVTHAVNHHGRVAAGWGAGVGALLGLFAPPILASVVVGAAAAAIVASFADHEIDTGLRREIGHALTHGTAVILVLASPNGAVKAAQVINHARQLSALPMDEMTLNTLDQAAAEVSAAVAAGPRD; translated from the coding sequence ATGCGCATCGACGAAGTCACCGACGACATGCACGCGGTCGTACTCGTCGCCGGATACTCCGACCCCGACAAGGCCCACGAGGATTTCATCGAACTCAACCGGCGGATCAAGAACAAGAGCGTCGAGATCCGGGCGGCGGCCCTGGTGAATGAGGGGCCCGACGGTGAAGCGGCGGTGACTCACGCGGTCAACCACCACGGACGCGTCGCGGCCGGCTGGGGTGCGGGTGTCGGCGCCCTGCTCGGGTTGTTCGCACCGCCCATCCTGGCATCGGTCGTGGTGGGCGCCGCCGCGGCGGCGATCGTCGCATCGTTCGCCGACCATGAGATCGACACGGGCCTTCGTCGCGAGATCGGGCACGCGCTCACGCACGGAACCGCGGTCATCCTGGTGCTGGCGTCGCCGAACGGGGCGGTCAAAGCCGCGCAGGTGATAAACCACGCCCGGCAGCTCAGCGCCCTCCCGATGGACGAGATGACCCTCAACACGCTCGATCAGGCGGCAGCGGAGGTCAGCGCCGCCGTCGCCGCGGGCCCGCGGGACTGA
- the nei2 gene encoding endonuclease VIII Nei2 — protein MPEGDTVYRTATALREGLVGKTLTRCDVRVPHYATVDLTGHVVDEVLSRGKHLFIRVGPASIHSHLKMEGSWKVVPASRPSRAGYRIRIILEAGEGEQAVQAAGIDLGVLEILERDHDMETVAHLGPDLLGDDWEPRVAARNLSADPDRRLSEALLDQRVMAGVGNVYANELCFVAGHLPTAPVRDLKDPLRMVQRARDMLWLNRSRWNRTTTGDTRPGRDVWVYGRAGKPCRRCGTPIRRDGNGDRVSYWCPHCQR, from the coding sequence ATGCCTGAGGGCGACACCGTCTACCGCACCGCCACGGCGTTGCGCGAAGGCCTGGTCGGCAAGACACTGACCCGCTGCGACGTTCGCGTGCCGCACTACGCCACCGTCGATCTCACCGGCCACGTCGTCGACGAAGTGCTCAGCCGCGGCAAACACCTGTTCATCCGCGTCGGCCCGGCCAGCATCCACTCCCACCTCAAAATGGAGGGCAGCTGGAAGGTTGTCCCGGCATCGCGGCCCAGCCGCGCCGGGTACCGCATCCGCATCATCCTCGAAGCCGGCGAGGGTGAGCAGGCCGTGCAGGCCGCGGGCATCGACCTCGGCGTGCTCGAGATCCTCGAGCGTGACCACGACATGGAGACCGTCGCCCATCTCGGACCCGACCTCCTCGGCGACGACTGGGAGCCCCGAGTCGCGGCCCGGAACCTGAGCGCCGACCCGGATCGTCGACTGTCCGAGGCCCTGCTGGACCAGCGCGTGATGGCCGGCGTCGGCAACGTCTACGCCAACGAACTGTGTTTCGTCGCCGGACACCTGCCGACCGCACCGGTGCGCGATCTCAAGGATCCGTTACGGATGGTGCAACGCGCGCGGGATATGTTGTGGCTGAACAGGTCCCGTTGGAATCGCACCACCACCGGCGACACCCGTCCCGGCCGCGACGTGTGGGTTTACGGCCGGGCCGGCAAACCGTGCCGCCGCTGCGGCACACCGATCCGTCGGGATGGCAACGGCGATCGTGTGTCGTACTGGTGCCCGCACTGTCAGCGCTGA
- a CDS encoding nitrate/nitrite transporter, translating into MNTATTPDTGARPGVNLALATWASAINFWAWNMIGPLSTTYAGDLSLSSTQASMLVATPILVGSLGRIVVGSLTDRFGGRVMFIAISLASIIPVLAVGAAGTAGSYPLLLVFGFFLGIAGTVFAVGIPFANHWYEASRRGFATGVFGMGMVGTALSAFFTPRFVNWFGLFTTHLVVAIALALTAVLCLLAMRDSPHFSPNTDAVLPKLKAAAKLGVTWEMSFLYAVVFGGFVAFSNYLPTYIKTIYGFSAVDAGARTAGFALAAVLARPLGGALADRIPPKYVVLTSFAGTAALAFVAVFQPPPDLWSAATFITLAVFLGVGTGGVFAWVARRSPAQSVGSITGIVAAAGGLGGYFPPLVMGGTYDAVDNDYTVGLLLLVATALIAFAYTALRLHAHEPQPKGTPT; encoded by the coding sequence GTGAATACGGCCACCACGCCGGACACGGGCGCACGACCAGGGGTGAATCTCGCCCTCGCCACGTGGGCTTCCGCAATCAACTTCTGGGCCTGGAACATGATCGGCCCATTGTCGACCACCTACGCCGGCGATCTGTCGTTGAGCAGCACCCAGGCTTCGATGCTGGTGGCCACGCCGATCCTGGTCGGGTCGCTGGGGCGGATCGTGGTCGGCTCACTGACCGACCGGTTCGGCGGACGGGTGATGTTCATCGCGATCTCGCTGGCGTCCATCATCCCGGTGCTCGCCGTCGGGGCCGCCGGGACGGCCGGGTCGTACCCACTGCTGCTGGTGTTCGGATTCTTCCTGGGCATCGCGGGCACCGTGTTCGCCGTCGGGATCCCGTTCGCCAACCACTGGTACGAGGCGTCTCGCCGCGGCTTCGCCACCGGTGTGTTCGGCATGGGCATGGTCGGCACCGCACTGTCGGCGTTCTTCACCCCGCGGTTCGTCAACTGGTTCGGGCTGTTCACCACCCATCTTGTCGTCGCGATCGCGCTCGCGCTCACCGCGGTGCTCTGTCTGCTCGCCATGCGCGACTCCCCCCACTTCTCGCCGAACACCGACGCGGTGCTGCCGAAGCTCAAGGCGGCCGCCAAACTCGGTGTCACCTGGGAGATGTCGTTCCTCTACGCCGTCGTCTTCGGCGGGTTCGTCGCGTTCAGCAACTACCTGCCCACCTACATCAAGACCATCTACGGTTTCTCCGCGGTCGACGCCGGCGCGCGTACCGCCGGGTTCGCCCTGGCCGCCGTGCTGGCCAGGCCGCTGGGCGGCGCACTCGCCGATCGGATCCCGCCCAAGTACGTCGTGCTGACGTCGTTCGCCGGCACCGCGGCGTTGGCGTTCGTCGCGGTGTTCCAGCCGCCGCCGGACCTGTGGTCGGCCGCCACGTTCATCACCCTGGCGGTGTTCCTCGGGGTCGGCACCGGCGGGGTGTTCGCGTGGGTGGCGCGCCGCTCACCGGCTCAGTCGGTGGGTTCGATCACCGGGATCGTCGCTGCCGCAGGCGGACTCGGCGGATACTTCCCGCCGCTGGTGATGGGCGGGACCTACGACGCGGTCGACAACGACTACACCGTCGGGCTGTTGCTGCTGGTGGCCACCGCGCTGATCGCGTTCGCCTACACCGCGCTGCGACTGCACGCCCACGAACCACAACCGAAGGGGACCCCGACGTGA